The Candidatus Oleimmundimicrobium sp. region CCGCGGCTTCACCACTCGTGTTAGGTAAAATGATTGCGAATTCCTCTACTCCATACCTCGTCACAATATCAACAACCCTTACCTGCTCATTGATAATTCTAGTCACCTTTTTCAGCAGCTCGTTTCCTTTTACGTGACCAAATTTATCATTAAAAGGCTTAAAGAAATCTATATCCAACATAATTAGAGACATCTTGCTTCCAAATCTGTCGGCTCTTTCCCGCTCTTCTTCAATTCTATCGATGAAATATCCGTAATTATGAAGTCCTGTAAGTTTATCGACCATTGAGAGATGTGTCAGCCTGTCATTGGCTTCCTTATACTTTTTTGACATTTGACCTAAAGTTAAACCCACCACAAACATAATAAGAATTTCTATTCCTATTTGGCTAAGATAAGCATCGCTTACAATGAAAAGAACAATAGCCGCGCATAAAGGAACCAACACCCCACCTCGTAAATCAAAAAAGATTGTAGCTAAGATAAGGGGCAAGTAAAACAAGCTAAAAAGCACAAAATCTTTTAGAATCGCGTTTAAAAAACCAACCAACCCGAAACTTACGATTATTGCTAATAAAATAAATGACTTCGAAATAGGTTTTTGCAAAGAAACCATCTCCTTTGGTTCTTTTATAATGCAATTAT contains the following coding sequences:
- a CDS encoding diguanylate cyclase; protein product: MQKPISKSFILLAIIVSFGLVGFLNAILKDFVLFSLFYLPLILATIFFDLRGGVLVPLCAAIVLFIVSDAYLSQIGIEILIMFVVGLTLGQMSKKYKEANDRLTHLSMVDKLTGLHNYGYFIDRIEEERERADRFGSKMSLIMLDIDFFKPFNDKFGHVKGNELLKKVTRIINEQVRVVDIVTRYGVEEFAIILPNTSGEAAEVAERIRKAVEEADFEDKKITISAGVATYPSDARDDLELIDRADQALNFSKNQGRNRVSVYSKDLAHDARIIEPHGCQ